The following are from one region of the Erythrobacteraceae bacterium WH01K genome:
- a CDS encoding peroxiredoxin, which produces MTLQLGDTAPDFEADTTDGTLKFHEWMSDNWAVLFSHPADFTPVCTTELGEVARLKPEFDKRGVKVIGLSVDPLDDHRSWAGDIAETQGHALNFPLIADPDREIADLYGMIHPQADDTLTVRSVFVIGSDKKVKLTLTYPASTGRNFEEILRVIDSLQLTADHSVATPVNWQHGEDVIIVPSLSDEEAREKFPKGWETVKPYLRVTPQPQD; this is translated from the coding sequence ATGACACTTCAACTTGGCGACACCGCACCCGATTTCGAGGCCGACACAACCGATGGCACGCTCAAGTTCCATGAATGGATGAGTGACAACTGGGCGGTGCTGTTCTCGCACCCTGCGGATTTCACTCCTGTTTGCACGACGGAACTTGGTGAGGTTGCCCGCCTGAAACCGGAATTCGACAAACGCGGCGTTAAAGTGATCGGTCTCAGCGTTGATCCACTCGATGACCACCGCTCCTGGGCAGGCGACATAGCCGAAACCCAGGGTCATGCTCTCAACTTTCCGCTGATCGCGGACCCGGATCGTGAAATCGCCGATCTCTATGGAATGATCCATCCACAGGCCGACGACACTCTTACAGTACGCTCGGTCTTCGTAATCGGATCCGATAAAAAGGTGAAACTTACGCTGACCTATCCCGCGAGCACGGGTCGAAATTTCGAAGAGATCCTGCGGGTCATCGATTCGCTGCAACTGACAGCCGACCACAGCGTGGCCACGCCTGTGAACTGGCAGCATGGCGAGGACGTCATCATCGTGCCCTCGCTCAGCGATGAAGAAGCGCGTGAGAAATTCCCCAAAGGCTGGGAGACGGTAAAACCTTATCTGCGCGTCACACCGCAACCGCAGGATTGA
- the lspA gene encoding signal peptidase II encodes MTLSAAKRLAPVLILASFGLDQLSKTWAHSFVGSGNVIAVFPGFNLVAITNSGVAFGLAGEAAPVILIAIGVLLSGLLGIWLIRTRSPIHALGLSLAIGGALGNVADRLMFGAVRDFIDLYWDTLHWPSFNLADVAIVVGLGLLVLVGEEQPENRPDMN; translated from the coding sequence ATGACCTTGAGCGCGGCGAAACGGCTTGCGCCCGTTTTGATTCTGGCCAGCTTCGGCCTCGACCAATTGTCGAAAACCTGGGCGCATTCTTTCGTTGGTTCGGGTAACGTGATCGCAGTGTTCCCGGGCTTCAATCTAGTCGCCATCACCAATAGCGGCGTGGCATTCGGATTGGCTGGTGAAGCAGCACCGGTTATCCTTATCGCGATCGGCGTTTTGCTTTCGGGACTACTCGGGATTTGGCTGATAAGAACCCGATCGCCCATCCATGCGCTCGGCTTGAGCCTCGCGATTGGCGGAGCGCTCGGCAACGTTGCGGACAGGCTGATGTTCGGTGCTGTCAGAGACTTCATCGATTTATACTGGGATACTCTTCATTGGCCATCATTCAATCTGGCCGACGTCGCGATCGTAGTGGGACTGGGGCTTTTGGTCCTGGTGGGCGAAGAGCAGCCTGAAAACCGCCCCGATATGAACTGA